A stretch of Nitrospira sp. DNA encodes these proteins:
- the fliR gene encoding flagellar biosynthetic protein FliR gives MGLTQTIHILLPEFQSFLVLVSRIGGLLAALPVFGGRTVPMKVKLALILVLGVVLSPVIHVPPAISPDPMFLAAGLVSELLIGLTIGLAVRLFFGSLELVGEIVGTQMGFGAVHLFDPTTSQQAPMVGQFYTMLASLVFLSLNAHMLIIATIIHSYEAIPAFGAKLSATVGEEILLLSQQMFTIGLKLAAPVLITILLINVLLALLGRAVPQVNVFVLSFPITIAGGLAVLAIGMPFTVEMLATQIEQLQLTIEALMRSLGHG, from the coding sequence ATGGGACTCACTCAGACGATTCATATTCTGCTGCCGGAGTTCCAGTCCTTCCTGGTGCTGGTCTCCCGGATCGGCGGTCTGCTGGCGGCGCTCCCGGTGTTTGGCGGCCGGACGGTTCCGATGAAGGTCAAACTGGCCTTGATCCTCGTGCTGGGCGTGGTGCTGTCCCCGGTGATTCATGTGCCTCCGGCCATTTCGCCCGATCCGATGTTTCTGGCCGCCGGACTGGTGAGTGAGCTGCTGATCGGGCTGACGATCGGGTTGGCCGTGCGCCTGTTTTTCGGCTCGCTGGAATTGGTGGGGGAAATCGTGGGGACGCAAATGGGCTTTGGCGCGGTGCATCTCTTCGATCCGACCACCTCGCAGCAAGCCCCGATGGTGGGGCAGTTCTATACCATGCTGGCGTCGCTGGTCTTTCTGTCGCTCAATGCGCACATGCTGATCATTGCCACGATCATTCACAGCTACGAGGCCATTCCGGCGTTCGGCGCAAAGCTGTCCGCGACCGTGGGCGAGGAGATCCTGCTGCTTTCCCAGCAGATGTTTACCATCGGGTTGAAGCTGGCGGCGCCGGTGCTGATCACCATTCTTTTGATCAATGTGCTGCTGGCCCTGCTCGGGCGGGCGGTGCCCCAGGTCAATGTCTTTGTCTTGAGCTTTCCCATCACCATTGCGGGCGGGCTGGCGGTGCTGGCGATCGGGATGCCGTTTACCGTCGAGATGCTCGCGACACAGATCGAGCAGCTTCAGCTGACCATCGAAGCCTTGATGCGGAGCCTCGGCCATGGCTGA
- the flhB gene encoding flagellar biosynthesis protein FlhB: protein MADDDSNKTEQATPKRKEEARRQGQIAISRDVGTAAVLLGGVGFLAAMTPFGVRQLTEVTRQGLAMSFEPAALRSLTVDQVHTILVQMGTTLLSFVLPLLGVIVLLGVGASLAQTGWMWRPNAIQLDFSRLSPLKGLSKLASFRSVMELVKGLLKIAIITGVAMLTARHDLVVLPALIDYDLGTAMHMAGKLVFKVAIGVTGALAALAGLDYLYQRYEWERSLRMTKQEIKEEHKASEGDPLIRGRVRAAQRDLSKKRMMAAVKTADVVVTNPTHLAVAIKYDSTKMAAPFVVAKGAGFVAERIRELARHHGVPVIENKPVARTLYKLVDIGKEIPGNLYRAVAEILAFVYRAKGVSPGQL, encoded by the coding sequence ATGGCTGATGACGACAGCAATAAAACAGAGCAGGCGACACCGAAACGCAAAGAGGAGGCGCGCCGCCAAGGCCAAATCGCGATCAGCCGCGATGTGGGGACGGCCGCCGTGCTGTTGGGCGGCGTGGGGTTTTTGGCGGCGATGACGCCCTTCGGTGTCCGGCAGCTCACGGAAGTGACGCGCCAAGGGCTGGCCATGTCGTTTGAACCCGCGGCCCTGCGCTCGCTGACGGTCGATCAGGTGCACACCATTCTGGTCCAGATGGGCACAACCCTGTTGTCGTTCGTGCTTCCGCTCCTGGGTGTCATTGTCCTGTTGGGTGTCGGGGCGTCTCTGGCGCAGACGGGATGGATGTGGCGGCCTAACGCCATCCAGCTCGACTTCTCACGGCTCAGTCCGCTCAAAGGGCTCTCGAAGCTCGCCTCGTTCCGATCGGTCATGGAACTGGTCAAGGGGCTGCTCAAGATTGCGATTATCACCGGTGTGGCGATGCTGACCGCCCGCCACGATCTGGTCGTGCTGCCGGCCCTGATTGATTACGATCTGGGGACCGCCATGCATATGGCCGGGAAACTGGTGTTCAAGGTCGCGATCGGTGTGACCGGCGCCCTGGCGGCTCTCGCGGGGCTGGATTACCTCTACCAGCGCTATGAATGGGAACGCAGCCTGCGGATGACGAAACAGGAAATCAAAGAAGAGCATAAGGCGTCGGAAGGCGATCCGCTCATTCGCGGGCGTGTGCGGGCGGCGCAGCGGGACTTGTCCAAGAAGCGGATGATGGCGGCGGTGAAGACCGCCGATGTGGTGGTCACCAACCCGACGCACTTGGCCGTGGCGATTAAGTATGACAGTACGAAGATGGCCGCGCCCTTCGTGGTGGCCAAGGGCGCCGGGTTTGTCGCCGAACGGATTCGTGAACTGGCGCGGCACCATGGCGTGCCCGTGATCGAAAACAAGCCGGTCGCCCGCACCCTGTACAAGCTCGTGGATATCGGCAAGGAAATTCCCGGGAACCTCTATCGCGCCGTGGCCGAAATTCTGGCCTTTGTCTATCGCGCGAAGGGTGTCTCGCCGGGCCAGCTCTAA
- the flhA gene encoding flagellar biosynthesis protein FlhA codes for MAAAVEPVQPAPLLKHPDIIMSVGVVAILMVMLLPLPRFLLDLLLSFDITVSVIVLLVGLQVRRPIEFSVFPSVLLMVTLLRLSLNIASTRLILLHGNEGAAAAGEVIRAFGNFVVGGNYTVGLVVFAILVIINFVVVTKGAGRVAEVAARFTLDAMPGKQMSIDADLNAGVINEAEARRRRKEIAEEADFYGAMDGASKFVRGDAVAAVIIVLVNIIGGLTIGILQQGMSPALAAQTYTLLTVGEGLVAQIPALIVSTAAGFVVTRAAADTDLGGEMTRQVLMSPKAVGSAGGILLALGFVPGLPHVAFLLLGGGVTWLAYHLHQRAQAPAEAAPAPVTAKTEEPVTQVTPLDLMEVQVGYGLISLVEGTQGNALLDRIKGLRRQFAESMGFVVPPIHIRDNLQLRPNEYAIMLKGVEVAKAEVLPGHVLAIDPGTAQRGMVQGIPTKEPAFGLPALWVTEEAREQAQIAGYTVVDPSSAITTHLSEIIKRHGHELLGRQEAQALLDEVGKTHPKLVEELIPTLVSLGTVVRILGNLLKEGIPIRDMRSILEAVADHAHSTKDAELLTEMARQSLARTITKQYQSPDGSLSVITLDPRLDRTLAEQAAAVPQGSLLNLDPGLSHKLLTALKQSAERVASRGQQPVVLCSPAVRRHLRRLTDRLLHSVPVLGMNEIDALVRLQSVDTVRLDSELPQPS; via the coding sequence ATGGCCGCTGCCGTGGAACCCGTTCAACCCGCGCCGTTGCTCAAGCATCCGGACATTATCATGTCGGTCGGGGTGGTGGCCATCCTGATGGTCATGCTGCTGCCGCTGCCGCGGTTCCTGCTCGACCTGCTGCTGAGTTTCGATATCACCGTGTCGGTGATCGTGCTGCTCGTAGGCTTGCAAGTCCGGCGGCCGATCGAATTTTCCGTATTTCCGTCCGTGCTGCTGATGGTGACGCTCCTGCGCCTCTCGCTCAATATCGCGTCGACCCGGCTGATTCTGCTGCATGGCAACGAAGGGGCGGCGGCAGCCGGTGAAGTGATCCGGGCGTTCGGTAATTTCGTGGTGGGCGGGAACTATACGGTCGGCCTGGTGGTGTTCGCGATTCTGGTCATTATCAACTTCGTTGTCGTGACGAAGGGCGCCGGCCGTGTGGCGGAAGTTGCCGCGCGGTTTACCTTGGACGCCATGCCCGGCAAGCAAATGAGCATCGACGCCGATCTCAATGCGGGTGTGATCAACGAAGCGGAGGCCCGGCGCCGCCGGAAAGAAATCGCCGAAGAGGCCGACTTTTATGGTGCCATGGACGGTGCCAGCAAATTCGTGCGCGGCGATGCGGTGGCCGCGGTCATTATCGTGCTGGTGAACATCATCGGCGGATTGACGATCGGCATTCTTCAGCAAGGGATGAGTCCGGCCTTGGCGGCGCAAACCTATACGCTCCTGACGGTGGGTGAAGGCCTGGTGGCGCAGATTCCGGCCCTCATTGTCTCGACCGCGGCCGGCTTTGTGGTCACGCGCGCGGCGGCCGACACCGATTTGGGCGGTGAAATGACCCGCCAGGTGCTGATGTCGCCGAAAGCCGTCGGCAGCGCGGGCGGCATTCTGCTGGCCCTCGGTTTTGTGCCGGGGTTGCCGCATGTGGCCTTTCTGCTCCTGGGCGGCGGCGTCACCTGGCTGGCCTATCATCTGCATCAGCGCGCCCAGGCTCCGGCGGAAGCGGCTCCGGCGCCCGTGACCGCGAAAACCGAAGAGCCTGTGACGCAGGTGACGCCGCTGGATCTGATGGAAGTGCAGGTCGGCTACGGCTTGATCAGCCTGGTGGAAGGGACGCAGGGCAATGCGCTGCTGGATCGCATCAAGGGCTTGCGGCGGCAGTTTGCCGAATCGATGGGCTTCGTGGTGCCGCCCATTCATATTCGCGATAACCTGCAACTGCGTCCCAACGAATACGCGATTATGTTGAAGGGGGTCGAGGTGGCCAAGGCCGAGGTGTTGCCGGGCCATGTGCTGGCGATCGACCCAGGGACGGCGCAGCGGGGGATGGTGCAGGGGATTCCCACAAAGGAACCCGCATTCGGCTTGCCGGCCCTCTGGGTGACGGAAGAGGCGCGTGAGCAAGCGCAAATCGCTGGCTATACGGTCGTGGACCCCAGTTCGGCGATCACTACCCATCTCTCCGAAATCATTAAACGGCATGGTCATGAGCTGTTGGGGCGGCAGGAAGCGCAAGCCTTGCTGGACGAAGTCGGCAAGACCCACCCGAAACTCGTGGAGGAATTGATTCCGACCTTGGTCTCGCTGGGAACGGTGGTGAGGATTCTCGGGAATCTTCTGAAGGAAGGCATTCCGATACGGGACATGCGGTCGATTTTGGAAGCCGTCGCCGATCATGCGCATAGCACGAAGGATGCAGAGCTGCTGACGGAGATGGCGCGTCAATCGCTGGCTCGAACCATTACGAAGCAGTATCAATCCCCGGACGGGTCGCTGTCGGTGATTACGCTCGATCCGAGACTCGACCGCACGCTGGCCGAACAGGCCGCGGCCGTTCCGCAGGGCAGTCTGCTGAATCTGGACCCGGGTCTGTCGCACAAATTGTTGACCGCCTTGAAGCAATCGGCCGAGCGCGTGGCGTCGCGCGGGCAACAGCCGGTCGTGCTCTGTTCTCCGGCCGTGCGGAGGCATCTGCGGCGTCTGACCGACCGGCTGCTGCACTCGGTGCCGGTGCTTGGGATGAATGAAATCGATGCGCTGGTGCGCTTGCAGTCGGTCGATACGGTCCGGCTTGATTCGGAACTTCCTCAACCGTCGTGA
- the flhF gene encoding flagellar biosynthesis protein FlhF codes for MKVKTFHALTMQDAIRSIKAELGPDAVILSSKEVRHGGRLMSYFNKPVLEVMAAAEDDPLPALSSFQPPESAPIAKKPEPKPAEPPAVKVQAQAQAPAPVPELQPVAKEAFRATLQSLLATPPPSPAPVPASVSVARPVPESVLGVRPSSEAEPSVGPVARSSAAVVARPATADQPVRASSWKQARVQALRRELRALSQQLSASLPVEVQSLGVHKNPEMATLCRNLVMQGLRPSTADRLGHELAAEGKPEARQSLEEQQAALAALIAKDIRVSGPLLAGAGDRAIAIMMGTSGVGKTTSLTKLAAHYRLEEKKSVAIITFDTYRPASVEHVRMYAKVLGIPFASATSAKQAAEGVRRQAHTDVVLIDTAGFGESDVALVHDLHRALRDEPEVQTHLVLSAATREQDLQRQLAKVNDLPLLRLLFTKLDETEAFGALYDLAYHAGIPLSYWSAGQRVPEDLEMASPQRLAEFLIRRRYRVAEPPSVDEDQVTLLSSTTMDSDMTRLVKG; via the coding sequence GTGAAGGTCAAAACATTTCATGCGCTCACCATGCAGGATGCCATCCGGTCGATTAAGGCCGAATTGGGACCGGATGCGGTGATTCTGTCGTCCAAGGAAGTGCGGCATGGCGGCCGGCTCATGAGCTATTTCAATAAGCCGGTGCTGGAAGTCATGGCGGCGGCCGAAGACGACCCCCTTCCCGCGCTGTCATCTTTTCAACCGCCTGAGTCCGCGCCCATTGCCAAGAAGCCGGAGCCCAAACCGGCGGAGCCGCCTGCGGTCAAAGTTCAGGCCCAGGCCCAGGCTCCCGCCCCAGTCCCGGAGCTCCAGCCTGTGGCCAAGGAAGCGTTTCGCGCCACCTTGCAGAGCTTGCTCGCTACGCCGCCGCCATCTCCTGCGCCTGTTCCGGCGTCCGTGTCCGTTGCGCGGCCGGTTCCTGAGTCCGTGCTCGGGGTCCGCCCTTCTTCCGAAGCAGAGCCGAGCGTCGGTCCTGTGGCGAGATCGAGCGCGGCGGTTGTGGCGCGTCCGGCCACGGCGGATCAACCGGTCCGGGCCTCGTCCTGGAAACAGGCGCGCGTTCAGGCCTTGCGCCGGGAACTGCGCGCGCTGAGCCAGCAGCTGTCCGCGTCATTGCCCGTGGAGGTGCAATCGCTGGGCGTCCACAAGAATCCCGAGATGGCCACGTTGTGCCGCAATCTGGTGATGCAGGGATTGCGGCCTTCGACGGCAGACCGCCTCGGCCATGAACTGGCCGCGGAAGGGAAGCCGGAGGCGCGGCAATCGCTGGAAGAGCAGCAGGCGGCGCTGGCGGCGCTGATTGCAAAGGATATCCGTGTCAGCGGGCCCTTGCTCGCCGGAGCGGGCGATCGGGCGATCGCGATCATGATGGGAACGAGCGGGGTTGGAAAGACAACCTCTCTCACGAAGCTGGCCGCCCATTATCGCTTGGAAGAAAAGAAGTCGGTCGCCATCATTACGTTCGATACCTATCGTCCGGCCTCCGTCGAGCATGTCCGGATGTATGCCAAGGTGCTGGGAATCCCCTTCGCGTCGGCGACGTCGGCCAAACAGGCGGCCGAGGGCGTGCGGCGACAGGCGCACACCGATGTCGTGCTGATCGACACGGCCGGATTCGGCGAGAGCGATGTGGCCCTCGTCCACGACTTGCACCGGGCGCTGCGGGATGAGCCGGAAGTGCAAACCCATCTCGTGCTGTCCGCCGCCACGCGGGAACAGGACCTGCAACGGCAATTGGCCAAGGTGAACGATTTGCCCTTGCTCCGGTTGTTGTTCACCAAACTCGATGAAACGGAGGCGTTCGGCGCGCTCTACGATCTGGCCTACCACGCGGGCATTCCCTTGTCCTACTGGAGCGCCGGACAGCGGGTGCCGGAGGATCTCGAAATGGCGTCGCCGCAACGGCTGGCGGAATTTCTGATCC